In one Mucilaginibacter ginsenosidivorax genomic region, the following are encoded:
- a CDS encoding cytochrome b/b6 domain-containing protein, translating into MNLSQSTKTEVVPHKPWVKGAHFIITLSFLALTVSGFVILMSHPRLYWGKAGNDLTPALFELPISRNYHHGGWDKSIPFKHVTGRQVTAARTYDIFNENGWGRSTHFLAAWFMVLTGIIYFIAGFYSGHFWRNLVPRRREFSLKLLCRDVAAHLRRHMHYTGKYGLLQKITYLSVIFLLFPLVILTGFTMSPAITASYPFLLKIFFGHQSARTIHFFAAVLLLLFLLVHVVMVARSGFKRNIWAITFGR; encoded by the coding sequence ATGAACCTATCGCAAAGCACTAAAACCGAAGTTGTACCACACAAACCATGGGTTAAAGGTGCGCACTTTATCATCACCCTAAGTTTTTTGGCGCTTACGGTTAGCGGCTTTGTTATCCTGATGTCGCACCCCAGGCTTTACTGGGGCAAGGCCGGTAACGATCTTACCCCGGCATTGTTTGAGCTCCCGATAAGCCGCAACTACCACCATGGCGGCTGGGATAAAAGCATCCCGTTTAAGCATGTAACCGGCCGGCAGGTAACCGCGGCCCGCACTTACGATATTTTTAATGAGAACGGCTGGGGGCGCAGCACGCACTTTTTGGCTGCCTGGTTCATGGTATTAACCGGCATCATCTATTTTATAGCAGGATTTTACAGTGGGCATTTTTGGCGTAACCTGGTGCCGCGCCGCCGCGAATTTAGCTTAAAGCTACTTTGCCGCGATGTTGCCGCGCATTTGCGCAGGCACATGCACTATACGGGCAAATATGGGCTATTGCAAAAAATCACCTATTTATCGGTTATCTTTTTGCTGTTCCCGTTGGTTATTTTAACCGGCTTTACCATGTCGCCGGCTATTACCGCATCTTATCCCTTTTTACTGAAAATATTCTTCGGCCATCAATCGGCGCGAACGATCCACTTTTTTGCGGCGGTATTACTGTTGCTGTTTTTGCTGGTACATGTGGTTATGGTTGCCAGATCGGGCTTTAAACGAAATATTTGGGCGATAACTTTTGGCAGGTAG
- a CDS encoding glycoside hydrolase family 43 protein: MKHTLLIALLITCNSLSFSNSIHAVKDTCFTDDVFIDTDGKPINAHGAGVLYYKGIYYLFGEVKKGNTWLVPKQNWEDFRVPAGGVSCYSSTDLKHWKNRGVVLKSTTNKPGYDLDTSMVIERPKVIYNEHSKKFIMWMHIDKNDYSYSQGGVAISDKPFGPYKYLGSVKPNDQMLRDMTLFKDDDGKAYLIYSSENNNTMHVCLLSNDYLTTTEIYTRILVNKGRESPAIFKNQGKYFLITSGCSGWSPNAASYAVADNIMGPWEERENPCKGENAEVSFFSQGGFVLPVANKPGSFIFMGDRWNKTDLEKSTYLWLPVHITNDKIEIY; the protein is encoded by the coding sequence ATGAAACATACCCTACTTATTGCGTTGCTGATAACCTGTAACAGCCTATCGTTTTCAAATAGTATACATGCTGTGAAGGATACGTGTTTTACTGACGATGTGTTCATAGATACGGACGGGAAGCCAATTAATGCTCATGGGGCAGGCGTGTTATATTACAAGGGTATTTATTACCTTTTTGGTGAAGTGAAGAAAGGTAACACCTGGCTTGTCCCTAAGCAAAATTGGGAAGACTTCCGGGTTCCCGCCGGAGGGGTTTCATGCTATTCTTCTACAGATCTTAAACATTGGAAAAACAGGGGAGTAGTTTTAAAGTCCACTACAAACAAACCCGGTTACGACCTGGATACCAGCATGGTTATTGAAAGGCCCAAAGTGATTTATAATGAACATTCAAAGAAATTTATTATGTGGATGCATATAGACAAGAATGACTATAGTTATTCCCAGGGAGGTGTTGCTATAAGCGATAAGCCTTTTGGTCCTTATAAATACCTGGGCAGTGTAAAGCCTAATGATCAAATGTTAAGAGATATGACCTTGTTTAAAGACGATGACGGGAAGGCTTATCTTATTTATTCGTCCGAAAATAATAACACCATGCATGTTTGTTTGCTAAGTAATGATTATTTGACAACAACAGAAATTTATACCCGAATATTGGTGAACAAAGGGAGAGAAAGTCCGGCTATTTTTAAAAACCAGGGCAAATACTTTTTAATTACTTCCGGCTGTTCCGGCTGGTCGCCTAATGCGGCTTCTTATGCCGTTGCCGATAATATAATGGGGCCATGGGAAGAACGTGAAAATCCGTGTAAAGGAGAAAACGCCGAAGTGTCTTTTTTTTCACAGGGCGGGTTTGTATTGCCTGTAGCAAACAAGCCAGGTTCATTTATTTTTATGGGTGACAGATGGAATAAAACCGACCTGGAGAAATCAACTTATTTATGGCTCCCGGTTCATATAACTAATGATAAAATAGAAATTTATTAA
- a CDS encoding alpha-L-fucosidase, whose product MIYKRKIAIKVICLLVILLSHSFAAKSQQMGDAEKKSMEKGLIYTSLKGVGQGVSGPGSNLPAEKMQWWEDQKFGMFIHWGLYAIPATGEWTMFNQKIPAEEYAKLADQFNPKHFSAAEWARVAKEAGMKYMVMVTRHHDGFALWNSPASYRHFDSWETAAHRDFVKEYTDACRKAGLHVGLYYSPLDWRFPGYFDPRELPDNAALLKKQTYGQVEELMKNYGKIDILWYDGGWLAHKGSDADAAWFWEPLKLNAMVRSYNPDVVINPRSGMVGDFQTDEGGADVKGPIIPFPWEKCLNLNATSWGYNKAQNLMPLKQIIDMLVNTVDRGGNMLLNVGPDPDGVIPPAHVERLKEVGQWLAKNGEGIYQTRPGPFQPVDDFYGATYSGNKIYIHLLKMPAGDAVIKLPPTGQVITACTVLHGEKVKFHQDATGITLNLATVQPDPLVTTLVLKVKGR is encoded by the coding sequence ATGATATATAAACGAAAAATAGCAATTAAGGTGATCTGCCTGCTGGTGATATTATTGAGCCATTCTTTTGCCGCAAAAAGCCAGCAGATGGGCGACGCAGAAAAAAAATCAATGGAGAAAGGGTTGATCTACACTTCATTAAAAGGTGTAGGGCAGGGCGTATCGGGTCCGGGTTCTAACCTGCCGGCCGAAAAGATGCAATGGTGGGAAGATCAGAAATTTGGAATGTTCATACACTGGGGCCTATATGCAATTCCGGCTACCGGCGAATGGACCATGTTTAATCAAAAAATACCGGCTGAGGAATACGCCAAACTGGCCGATCAGTTTAATCCGAAACATTTCAGCGCTGCGGAATGGGCCAGGGTAGCCAAAGAAGCCGGAATGAAGTATATGGTAATGGTTACCAGGCATCATGATGGTTTTGCCCTTTGGAACAGCCCGGCAAGTTACCGGCATTTTGATAGTTGGGAAACTGCCGCTCACCGCGATTTTGTAAAAGAGTACACCGATGCGTGCCGTAAGGCGGGCCTTCATGTAGGCCTTTATTACTCACCGCTGGATTGGCGCTTTCCCGGTTATTTCGACCCCAGGGAGCTTCCCGACAATGCCGCACTGCTCAAAAAACAAACCTATGGGCAGGTAGAAGAGTTAATGAAAAATTATGGCAAAATAGATATTTTGTGGTACGATGGCGGCTGGTTAGCGCATAAGGGTAGCGATGCCGACGCAGCCTGGTTTTGGGAACCGTTAAAACTTAACGCGATGGTACGCAGCTATAACCCGGATGTGGTTATTAACCCACGATCGGGAATGGTTGGAGATTTCCAGACCGACGAGGGCGGCGCGGATGTTAAAGGGCCTATTATCCCTTTTCCCTGGGAAAAATGCCTCAACCTTAACGCAACAAGCTGGGGATATAATAAGGCTCAGAATTTGATGCCCTTGAAACAGATTATAGACATGCTTGTTAATACGGTTGACCGCGGGGGGAATATGTTATTAAATGTTGGCCCCGACCCGGATGGTGTCATTCCCCCTGCTCATGTGGAACGTCTGAAAGAAGTGGGGCAATGGTTAGCTAAAAATGGCGAAGGGATATATCAAACACGCCCCGGGCCGTTTCAACCAGTTGATGATTTTTATGGAGCTACCTACAGCGGGAATAAAATATATATCCACCTGCTGAAAATGCCGGCAGGTGATGCGGTTATTAAATTACCGCCAACCGGGCAGGTTATTACAGCGTGTACTGTACTACACGGTGAAAAGGTTAAATTTCACCAGGACGCTACGGGCATCACCCTTAACCTGGCTACAGTACAACCAGATCCATTGGTAACCACACTGGTATTAAAAGTAAAAGGCAGATAG
- a CDS encoding TolB family protein — translation MKNKFFAPVLFACLLAACKPDHKLTFTSGTFPETPVNLGDINSEFDDYNSALSVIGSTSPLCFSSKRNSSGGNFDIIYKMLDVYTSRIDGKLTVAENTSSSLMDIVIENANLNNAMGTINTSADELGPYLISQGMKFTGSTNMNKRYNSYILLYATNQSGNLDIKYTENLNQESYTTPKPVKFLNSLKDDAYPSFTQDFSSVYFCSNRDGNFDIYQTDLDKNKDIISNLDDASTKTIARDAVLSSAADDKCPYIANNVMVFTSNRAGGYGDFDLYYSLLVNGKWSAPVNFGPAINTTGDEYRPIIKSMPGFTNDFMIFSSNRPGGKGGFDLYYVGVKKMIVL, via the coding sequence ATGAAAAACAAATTCTTTGCTCCTGTTTTATTTGCCTGCCTGCTCGCCGCCTGCAAACCCGATCATAAACTAACTTTCACATCCGGCACTTTCCCCGAAACGCCTGTAAACCTTGGCGATATTAATTCTGAGTTTGATGATTATAACTCCGCCCTATCTGTTATTGGCTCAACATCGCCTTTATGTTTTTCTTCAAAAAGGAACAGCAGCGGCGGCAATTTTGATATCATTTATAAAATGCTGGATGTATACACCTCGCGCATAGACGGCAAATTAACCGTTGCCGAAAACACATCAAGCAGCCTGATGGATATTGTTATCGAAAACGCCAACCTGAATAATGCCATGGGTACTATCAATACGTCCGCCGATGAGTTGGGGCCATATTTAATAAGCCAGGGCATGAAATTTACGGGCAGCACCAATATGAATAAGCGCTATAACAGCTATATATTGTTATATGCCACCAACCAAAGCGGCAATTTGGATATCAAATACACCGAAAACCTTAACCAGGAAAGCTATACTACCCCCAAGCCTGTTAAATTCCTCAACTCGCTAAAAGATGATGCCTACCCCTCATTTACGCAGGATTTTTCGTCGGTTTATTTTTGCTCAAACAGGGACGGTAACTTTGATATTTATCAAACAGACCTTGACAAAAACAAGGATATTATATCCAACCTTGACGATGCCAGCACAAAAACAATCGCCAGGGATGCCGTATTATCATCGGCGGCCGACGACAAATGCCCTTACATTGCTAACAATGTGATGGTTTTTACCTCGAACCGTGCCGGCGGATATGGTGACTTCGATTTATATTATTCGTTACTGGTAAACGGCAAATGGTCGGCACCGGTAAACTTTGGCCCGGCCATTAACACCACCGGCGACGAATACCGGCCAATTATAAAATCGATGCCCGGCTTTACCAATGATTTCATGATCTTTTCGTCTAACCGCCCGGGCGGCAAAGGCGGATTCGACCTTTATTACGTCGGCGTAAAAAAGATGATAGTGCTTTAG
- a CDS encoding glycoside hydrolase family 43 protein → MYKQFLIIIIILVTTHKSVKGQDNQHPKWNTWATWGDQNNGTYRNPVLPADYSDLDCIRVGDDYYAISSTFQYSPGIIILHSKDLVNWTIKSHAVADITQISPEMNWDRMNRYGNGIWAGAIRYHKGKFWIYFGTPDEGYFMTTAKNIEGPWEPLHKIMGEAGWDDCSPFWDDDGQGYFVGTNFKDGYKIHLFKLAADGKDIIKGTDKVIYQSKGSEANKLYKINGTYYHFFSEVKADGRTVMMERSKNIWGPYTEFKQLSHAQNDMNSPNQGGIVQTQRGDWYFLTHHGDGDWFGRIMSLIPVNWVDGWPILGKVGEDGVGTMVWEGKKPVSGTKIITPQTSDSFLGTRLNEQWEWNYQPRADKWSLRERKGWLRLYAFGSLERNDNLTKVGNILTQRSMSTKANEVIVKLDLSGMADGQKAGFTHFGHPAYSAIGVHCDGKIKRLEYNLKGQVTEGDQINQNVVWLRSVWGFDGVSQYSYSTDGKNFKDFGPAYKLMWESYRGDRLGIYSYNNKQEKGYVDVDFFNYTFAGPQKTKK, encoded by the coding sequence ATGTATAAGCAATTTCTTATCATCATCATCATCCTGGTAACTACTCATAAATCAGTAAAAGGGCAGGATAATCAGCATCCGAAATGGAACACCTGGGCCACCTGGGGAGATCAGAATAACGGCACTTATCGGAACCCCGTATTGCCGGCAGACTACAGCGATCTTGATTGTATCCGTGTAGGAGACGATTATTACGCCATATCTTCTACTTTTCAATATTCTCCCGGAATAATCATCCTTCATTCAAAAGACCTGGTAAACTGGACCATAAAAAGCCATGCAGTGGCCGATATTACACAAATATCTCCAGAAATGAACTGGGATAGGATGAACCGGTACGGCAATGGTATCTGGGCTGGTGCAATACGCTATCACAAGGGTAAATTCTGGATTTATTTCGGAACGCCCGACGAGGGGTATTTTATGACAACTGCTAAAAATATAGAAGGGCCCTGGGAACCGTTACATAAAATTATGGGGGAAGCGGGTTGGGACGACTGCAGTCCGTTCTGGGATGATGATGGCCAGGGCTATTTCGTCGGTACAAATTTTAAGGATGGCTATAAAATACATCTCTTTAAACTTGCAGCTGATGGTAAGGATATCATAAAGGGGACTGATAAGGTTATCTATCAATCAAAGGGAAGTGAGGCCAACAAACTTTATAAGATAAACGGAACCTACTACCATTTTTTTAGTGAAGTGAAAGCCGACGGCCGGACTGTAATGATGGAGCGCTCAAAGAATATTTGGGGGCCTTATACCGAATTTAAGCAGTTAAGCCATGCTCAAAATGATATGAACTCACCCAACCAGGGCGGTATTGTGCAAACGCAGAGGGGCGATTGGTATTTTCTTACCCATCACGGAGACGGAGACTGGTTCGGCAGGATCATGAGTTTGATCCCCGTGAACTGGGTAGATGGATGGCCTATTTTAGGAAAAGTGGGCGAAGATGGAGTTGGTACCATGGTTTGGGAAGGCAAGAAGCCGGTTAGCGGAACAAAAATTATTACTCCCCAAACAAGCGATTCTTTTTTGGGAACCCGGTTGAATGAGCAATGGGAGTGGAACTACCAGCCGAGGGCTGATAAGTGGTCTTTGCGGGAAAGAAAGGGCTGGCTCCGGCTTTACGCTTTTGGCTCGCTCGAAAGGAATGATAATCTTACAAAAGTGGGTAACATACTTACCCAGCGGTCTATGTCTACTAAGGCTAACGAAGTAATTGTTAAACTGGATTTAAGCGGAATGGCCGACGGGCAGAAGGCTGGCTTCACTCATTTCGGGCACCCGGCTTACTCAGCCATAGGCGTACATTGTGATGGTAAAATAAAAAGATTGGAATACAACTTAAAGGGCCAGGTAACAGAAGGGGATCAAATAAATCAAAATGTTGTTTGGCTACGGTCGGTGTGGGGCTTTGATGGTGTTAGCCAGTATTCGTACAGTACTGATGGTAAAAATTTCAAGGATTTCGGACCTGCGTACAAGTTAATGTGGGAATCATATAGAGGTGATCGACTGGGAATATATTCTTACAATAACAAACAGGAAAAAGGATATGTAGATGTCGACTTTTTTAACTATACATTCGCTGGGCCTCAAAAAACAAAGAAATAG
- a CDS encoding glycoside hydrolase family protein → MNNAKTKVKSTLLILCGILMSVAVFGQVPKGKLADKPVFTDPVYDGAADPVLIWNKKENKWFMFYTNRRATDMNLDGVKWVHGTRIGIAESSDGGASWKYRDTANIKFRPTSEYTHWAPDVFEYKGLYHMFLTYVPGVFANWNHPREIVHLTSNDLLNWDYKSTLELASDKVIDATVYQLTNGTWRLWYNNEEDAKTIYYADSKDLENWDLKGKVNEDRGEGPKVFRWKGKYWMLVDHWKGMSFYSSDDATNWTKQTERILEFPGKGKDDQSIGGHADVVVSGDRAFVYYFTHPGRITKQYADNIETRRSVIQVAELEYKNGIISADRDKPVYIQLDKQAINKRK, encoded by the coding sequence ATGAACAATGCGAAAACAAAAGTAAAAAGTACACTCCTGATACTTTGCGGCATCCTGATGTCTGTTGCAGTTTTTGGACAGGTGCCTAAAGGAAAACTGGCAGATAAGCCTGTATTCACCGACCCAGTGTACGATGGAGCGGCTGATCCTGTTCTTATCTGGAATAAGAAGGAAAATAAGTGGTTTATGTTCTATACCAATCGCAGGGCAACAGACATGAACCTGGATGGCGTTAAATGGGTACATGGAACACGAATCGGGATTGCAGAATCAAGCGACGGAGGAGCAAGCTGGAAATACCGCGATACTGCGAACATTAAATTTCGCCCAACCTCCGAATATACCCATTGGGCTCCCGATGTGTTTGAATACAAGGGTTTATACCACATGTTTCTCACATATGTACCTGGTGTTTTTGCCAATTGGAACCACCCACGTGAAATAGTTCACTTAACAAGCAATGATCTTTTGAATTGGGACTATAAGTCTACCCTGGAACTGGCCAGCGATAAGGTGATTGATGCTACTGTTTATCAGTTAACGAACGGCACATGGCGGCTTTGGTATAACAATGAGGAAGACGCAAAAACTATTTATTATGCGGACAGTAAAGACCTAGAAAACTGGGATTTGAAAGGAAAGGTAAATGAAGACCGTGGTGAAGGGCCAAAGGTATTTCGCTGGAAAGGAAAATACTGGATGTTGGTGGATCACTGGAAAGGCATGAGCTTTTATAGTTCAGATGATGCAACCAACTGGACAAAGCAGACGGAAAGAATCCTGGAGTTTCCAGGAAAGGGGAAAGACGACCAGTCGATTGGCGGGCATGCAGATGTAGTGGTTTCGGGCGATCGGGCTTTCGTTTATTACTTTACACATCCCGGAAGAATTACGAAGCAATATGCCGATAACATTGAAACACGCCGGAGTGTGATCCAGGTAGCGGAACTGGAATATAAAAACGGAATAATTTCGGCAGACAGGGATAAGCCTGTTTATATACAGTTGGATAAGCAGGCAATTAACAAAAGGAAATAA
- a CDS encoding helix-turn-helix domain-containing protein encodes MSRPVLKVENYAPDEIKAMFRDDERYTIGIRLYAVYQVSIGQPSRKLEELYNTSFKQITNWVHRFEKEGIDGLRDKPGRGRTARLNEVQRNRIADLLTKESPAGHGYNTATWTGPLLIEWIAKNYGLVYKKAQIYNIIKSLGFTYQKGRGLFPETDTQKQEAFKVALKKTP; translated from the coding sequence ATGTCAAGGCCAGTATTAAAGGTAGAGAATTATGCGCCGGATGAGATAAAAGCAATGTTCCGGGACGATGAGCGTTACACAATAGGGATACGTTTGTATGCTGTCTACCAGGTATCCATAGGACAGCCAAGCAGAAAACTGGAAGAATTATATAATACCAGTTTTAAACAAATCACTAATTGGGTACATCGGTTTGAAAAAGAAGGCATAGACGGTTTAAGGGATAAGCCAGGCAGGGGCCGGACAGCAAGACTGAATGAGGTACAGCGGAACAGGATAGCTGATTTGTTGACAAAGGAATCGCCCGCAGGCCATGGTTATAACACCGCTACATGGACAGGGCCGTTGTTGATCGAATGGATAGCAAAGAATTACGGCCTTGTTTATAAGAAAGCCCAGATTTATAATATTATTAAATCATTAGGCTTTACCTATCAGAAAGGGCGGGGTTTATTCCCTGAAACGGATACACAAAAACAAGAAGCATTTAAAGTGGCATTAAAAAAAACTCCTTGA
- a CDS encoding RagB/SusD family nutrient uptake outer membrane protein: MLASCNKSSLNLNPPDKLSTQSFWKSESDADLALTGCYNFLYASGGGYSTSQYQVVAWDNFSDNSYGQYNYGGGTSALSSGLSAGVFDTYNLFQSSYYVNNYEAIASVNYFLANVDKVLTGDKLKQYKGEAYFLRAFNYYWLAVLYGNVIITTADPHTLDYTKHMAKSSRADVLKQVEADLDLAIAGLPDVAYSSGHAVKATAKGYKVRALLFEKKYAEAAALANEIITGGKFSLSTSYPGNFYKPAQNSSPEIMFSVKYQLPNLSHQDNGISVPLQRWKGELGTQDLVNEYEAADGKDTTSSAVYVKGKPFDNRDPRMRMTLFFPGDTKAQGWPFTGSYAVATPGKDSWIVGYYPVKKWLDPTLTDPDYGAKGDNDFVLLRYADILLMYAEAQNEASGPDASVYNTINLVRRRVAMPDLPAGLTQSQMRDKIRHERRVEFALEGIRYFDLRRWGIATQKLNGFVQNPLFPAVKSKYADNYDFWPIPQPEIDRNAPELLQNPGY; this comes from the coding sequence ATGCTGGCATCTTGCAATAAAAGCTCTTTGAACCTTAATCCGCCCGATAAATTATCAACACAAAGTTTCTGGAAATCTGAAAGCGACGCGGATCTTGCTTTAACGGGATGCTACAACTTTTTATATGCCTCGGGAGGCGGCTATTCAACTTCGCAATACCAGGTGGTGGCCTGGGATAATTTCAGTGATAACTCTTATGGGCAATATAATTACGGAGGCGGAACAAGCGCGTTATCTTCCGGTCTTTCGGCCGGCGTTTTTGATACCTATAACCTTTTTCAATCATCTTATTATGTTAATAATTATGAAGCTATAGCATCTGTTAATTATTTCCTGGCCAATGTAGATAAAGTGCTTACGGGCGATAAGCTTAAGCAGTATAAAGGCGAAGCTTATTTTCTGCGCGCTTTTAATTACTATTGGCTCGCGGTGCTATATGGCAATGTGATTATTACAACTGCAGATCCACACACACTTGATTATACTAAACACATGGCTAAATCAAGCAGGGCTGATGTTTTGAAGCAGGTTGAAGCCGACCTGGACCTGGCAATTGCCGGTTTGCCCGACGTTGCTTACAGCAGCGGCCATGCAGTTAAGGCAACTGCGAAAGGTTATAAAGTGAGAGCATTGTTATTTGAGAAAAAGTATGCAGAAGCCGCCGCCCTCGCCAATGAAATTATAACCGGCGGAAAGTTTTCGCTGAGCACGTCTTATCCCGGAAACTTTTATAAGCCGGCTCAAAACAGCAGCCCCGAAATTATGTTCTCGGTAAAATACCAGTTGCCGAACCTGTCCCATCAGGATAACGGAATCAGCGTTCCCTTACAACGTTGGAAAGGTGAACTGGGTACACAGGACCTTGTTAACGAATATGAGGCTGCAGATGGTAAAGACACAACCAGCTCTGCCGTTTATGTTAAAGGGAAACCATTTGATAACAGGGACCCGCGGATGCGTATGACCTTATTCTTTCCTGGCGATACTAAAGCCCAGGGATGGCCGTTCACGGGATCTTACGCCGTGGCTACGCCCGGAAAAGATTCATGGATTGTTGGCTACTACCCGGTAAAGAAGTGGCTTGATCCCACTTTGACAGATCCTGATTACGGAGCAAAAGGTGATAATGATTTTGTTTTACTCCGTTACGCAGATATTTTATTGATGTATGCCGAAGCACAAAACGAAGCGTCCGGACCAGACGCAAGTGTTTACAATACGATTAACCTGGTGAGGAGAAGGGTGGCTATGCCTGATTTGCCCGCAGGTTTAACACAAAGCCAAATGAGGGATAAAATCCGCCACGAAAGGCGGGTAGAATTTGCCCTGGAAGGGATACGCTACTTTGATTTAAGGAGATGGGGTATTGCTACGCAAAAACTGAACGGCTTTGTTCAAAATCCTTTATTCCCTGCTGTAAAATCAAAATATGCCGACAATTATGATTTTTGGCCTATTCCTCAGCCGGAAATTGACAGGAATGCGCCCGAACTACTGCAAAACCCTGGTTATTAA
- a CDS encoding molybdopterin-dependent oxidoreductase: MKRKLLMNRRQAILTGLTSAGALLLSGCLKKAPPTYGNILRMGDDLTYIAQRGLLSQRALAMEYQKSEITSFPVTDIGDPADPASKKAYSKTYQQLQRNNFKDFALVVEGCVAAPRKYSMDELKKLGARTQITRHTCEEGWSAIAEWTGVPLSAVLKDAGILKTARYVGLYGFDNYAESIDMLDAFHPQTILAHTMNGEEIPARNGAPLRLRVETQLGYKNVKFLQRIVVTDKFTDPAPDITSGWSWYTGI; this comes from the coding sequence ATGAAAAGAAAACTACTGATGAACCGCCGCCAGGCCATTTTAACAGGACTTACCTCCGCCGGTGCGCTTTTGCTTTCGGGCTGCCTTAAAAAAGCGCCGCCCACTTATGGCAATATTTTGCGGATGGGCGACGATTTAACCTACATTGCCCAGCGCGGCCTGCTTTCGCAGCGGGCCCTGGCTATGGAGTATCAAAAAAGCGAGATAACCAGCTTTCCGGTAACCGATATTGGCGACCCTGCCGACCCGGCGAGCAAAAAAGCCTACAGCAAAACCTATCAGCAACTGCAACGCAATAATTTTAAAGATTTTGCACTTGTTGTAGAAGGTTGCGTGGCCGCACCACGCAAGTATTCAATGGATGAGCTTAAGAAACTGGGCGCGCGAACCCAAATAACGCGGCACACCTGCGAGGAAGGCTGGAGTGCCATTGCCGAATGGACTGGTGTACCACTAAGCGCTGTGCTAAAAGATGCCGGTATTTTAAAAACCGCACGTTATGTAGGCCTTTACGGCTTCGATAATTATGCCGAAAGTATTGATATGCTTGATGCATTTCATCCTCAAACCATACTGGCCCATACCATGAACGGCGAAGAAATACCCGCACGTAACGGCGCTCCCTTACGCCTGAGGGTAGAAACGCAGCTGGGTTACAAAAACGTTAAATTTTTGCAGCGCATTGTGGTGACTGATAAATTCACTGATCCGGCTCCCGATATTACTTCAGGATGGTCGTGGTATACCGGCATCTGA
- a CDS encoding IS630 family transposase has product MPPDSVLLYEDECSLSNTATVSYGWSKKGEQPQIPCKQRKRERQTVFGSYNYDTGQITVSFADKGNSHTFKKHLKKILATYKGVSKIIVVLDNVAYHHAKKINAWIERHPVLELFFLPPYSPDLNAVERAWWYMRKKITHNRYLKTLKERKAAFWKMFSHFLKPNIELKTVCEINY; this is encoded by the coding sequence TTGCCCCCGGATAGTGTATTGCTTTACGAAGACGAGTGTTCGCTGTCCAACACGGCTACGGTAAGCTACGGGTGGTCAAAGAAAGGCGAACAACCTCAGATACCGTGTAAGCAGCGAAAAAGGGAAAGGCAAACTGTTTTCGGAAGTTATAATTATGATACGGGCCAAATAACGGTAAGTTTTGCAGATAAAGGCAATAGCCATACCTTTAAGAAACATCTGAAGAAAATACTGGCAACCTATAAAGGAGTATCAAAGATAATTGTGGTATTAGACAATGTAGCCTACCACCATGCAAAGAAAATAAACGCATGGATTGAAAGGCATCCGGTATTAGAATTGTTTTTCCTACCACCATACAGCCCTGATCTCAATGCAGTTGAAAGGGCGTGGTGGTATATGAGAAAGAAAATAACGCATAACAGGTATCTTAAGACCCTTAAAGAAAGAAAGGCTGCTTTTTGGAAAATGTTCTCTCATTTCCTAAAACCCAATATTGAACTAAAAACCGTTTGTGAAATTAATTATTAG